From Zingiber officinale cultivar Zhangliang chromosome 5B, Zo_v1.1, whole genome shotgun sequence, the proteins below share one genomic window:
- the LOC121985035 gene encoding trihelix transcription factor ASIL1-like yields the protein MMEKREASATRPPNPAMPYREDCWSEGETSALVDAWGDRYIELNRGNLRQKQWQEVADAVNSRRGAGRRPPRTDVQCKNRIDTLKKKYKVEKSRVADGSESQWPFFSRLDSLVGSAPPPSSKKQSVSPPLALALPFHRKASSLPVASAVRPTETKKKRTAVASSAVDNPFFRRAAAAAAAAAEDDEDVDEEEEEEEEEEEGSGSLSRSSSRSGRGLKREREEEGSGIRELAKAIMKFAEIYERVEESKQRQTIELEKQRMEFAKALEFQKMQIVVDSQVQLAKIKRAKRSDTDSYS from the exons ATGATGGAGAAGAGGGAGGCCTCGGCGACGAGGCCGCCGAACCCAGCGATGCCGTACCGAGAGGACTGCTGGAGCGAGGGCGAGACGTCCGCCCTCGTCGACGCCTGGGGAGACCGCTATATTGAGCTCAACCGTGGGAACCTCCGCCAGAAACAGTGGCAGGAGGTCGCCGACGCAGTCAACTCCCGCCGCGGCGCCGGTCGCAGGCCTCCCCGCACCGATGTCCAGTGCAAGAACCGGATCGACACGTTGAAGAAGAAGTACAAGGTCGAGAAGTCCCGGGTCGCCGACGGCTCCGAGAGCCAGTGGCCCTTCTTCTCCCGGCTCGACTCGCTCGTTGGATCTGCGCCGCCTCCATCCTCGAAGAAGCAATCCGTCTCGCCGCCGCTTGCTCTGGCTCTCCCTTTTCATCGGAAAGCTTCCTCCTTGCCAGTCGCCTCCGCGGTGCGACCGACAGAGACGAAGAAGAAGCGTACGGCAGTGGCCTCTTCTGCCGTAGACAACCCTTTCTTTAGGCGCGCTGCTGCGGCGGCCGCAGCTGCTGCAGAAGACGATGAGGATGTcgatgaggaggaggaagaagaggaggaggaggaggagggatcTGGCTCTCTATCGAGGTCATCTTCACGGTCTGGAAGAGGGTTGaaaagggagagggaagaagaaggcAGCGGGATTCGAGAACTGGCTAAGGCAATCATGAAATTTGCGGAGATATATGAGAGAGTGGAGGAGTCAAAGCAGAGACAGACGATAGAGTTGGAAAAGCAGCGGATGGAGTTTGCTAAGGCGTTGGAGTTCCAAAAGATGCAGATCGTCGTGGATTCACAGGTGCAGCTTGCGAAGATTAAGCGGGCAAAGCGATCTGATACTG ACAGTTACTCCTAG